The Candidatus Paceibacterota bacterium genome segment AAGCTCTTGCCCATGTTCACTGTATGAGGCCAGGATTACCGCGGCCCCTTTTATCATTTCCATTGCCCGGGCATTGCCTTAACAATTCCGCCCTGTTAGGTCATGAACCGAGCCGTATTTCTCGACCGCGATGGGACCATCATCGAGGAAAGAAACTACCTCTCCCGCATAGAGGAGGTAGTTATTATCCCCGGTGCGGCAGCGGCGTTGAGATGCTTGTGCCAAGCCGGGTTCAGGCTTTTCATCGTGTCCAACCAGTCTGGCGTGGGGCGAGGCTATTTTACGCTGGCGCAAGTCGAGGAAGTAAACCAGTATCTGCTCAGGGAACTTGGCCGCGAAGGTGCACGCTTTGATAGGGTGTACATCGCGCCCGAGGCGCCCGATGTGCCTAGCCGGGGCCGCAAGCCGTCACCGCAATTCCTACTGGATGCGCGCGATGAGTTCGGCCTGGATTTGGCGCAGAGTTATATGATTGGCGACAAACTGATTGATTTGGAATGCGGCTGGAATGCCGGCGTGAAACTCTGTCTGCTGGTCCGTACCGGTTACGGGGCGGAACAGGAGCGCGCATCCGCCGGCAAACTGGCGGCCGCCACTGTCGTGGACGATTTGGCCGCGGCGGCACAGTTGATACTCAAGCAAACCTGAACCCCCGCCCCGCCGGGCGGGGCATTTCCGAGAGAGACTCCCAAACGAAAGAACAAGAATTATGTGTGGCATAGTTGGATACGTTGGCAAAAGAGAAGCAACCCCGTTACTCATTGAAGGCCTCCGCCGGTTGGAATACCGCGGCTACGATTCGGCCGGCGTCTGCATCCTGGCGGACCGGCGTTTGCAGGTGCGCAAGCAAGTCGGGCGCGTCGAAGGGCTGGCACAGTCGCTCAAGGCAAAGCCAGTCAAAGGGTCCCTGGGCATTAGCCACACCCGCTGGGCCACCCACGGGCTGCCCAGCGACATCAACTCCCACCCGCACCTCGACCAGTCCGGCAAGATCGCCATGGTGCACAACGGCATCATCGAGAACTACGCCAGCCTGCGCCATCGCCTCCAGCGCCACGGGCACCAGTTCCTGTCCCAGACCGACACGGAGGTCCTGGCCCACCTTATTGGTTATCACCTCGAGAAGCTGCCCGCCAGGAACGGCGGCGTCAGCCCAGAGCGTCTCGTCCAGGCCATCTTCGCCGCCACTGGCGAGGTTGACGGCACATATGGCATCGCGCTCATGCATCAGGACCTGCCGGGCTATCTGTTCGGCGCTCGGCGCGGGTCGCCGCTGGTGGTCGGGACGGGCAAGGGCGAGAACTTCCTTGCCAGCGACGTTTCCCCCATTGTCGCGCACACCCGCAAGGTCATCTATATGCACGACGGCGACGTCGTCACGCTCACTGACAAGGACTTCGCTTTACAAGCCAAGGGCAAGCCGATCAAGCGTGCGGTCAGTTCGGTGGATTGGTCGGCTGAGGAGGCCGAGCGCGGGAAATACCCGCACTACATGTTGAAGGAGATCTTCGAGCAGCCTGGCCGCGTAGCCGAGGTGCTCAAGCGCACGCTTCGTCCCGCGAAAGGCAACGTCGAGTTTGAAGAAATGGCCCTCAAACCCAAGGAGCTGGCCAAGATTGAGCGGCTCATCCTCGTCGCCTGCGGCACGAGCTGGCACGCCGCGCTGGTGGGCGAGTATGTCATCGAGACGCTCGCCCGCATGCCGGTCGAGGTCGAGTACGGAAGCGAAATGCGGTATCGCGGCCGCCCCATCGAGAAGAACACGCTCATGGTATCCATCTCCCAATCCGGGGAGACGGCGGACACGCTGGCGGCCATCCGCGGCGCCAAGGCCCAAGGC includes the following:
- the glmS gene encoding glutamine--fructose-6-phosphate transaminase (isomerizing); the protein is MCGIVGYVGKREATPLLIEGLRRLEYRGYDSAGVCILADRRLQVRKQVGRVEGLAQSLKAKPVKGSLGISHTRWATHGLPSDINSHPHLDQSGKIAMVHNGIIENYASLRHRLQRHGHQFLSQTDTEVLAHLIGYHLEKLPARNGGVSPERLVQAIFAATGEVDGTYGIALMHQDLPGYLFGARRGSPLVVGTGKGENFLASDVSPIVAHTRKVIYMHDGDVVTLTDKDFALQAKGKPIKRAVSSVDWSAEEAERGKYPHYMLKEIFEQPGRVAEVLKRTLRPAKGNVEFEEMALKPKELAKIERLILVACGTSWHAALVGEYVIETLARMPVEVEYGSEMRYRGRPIEKNTLMVSISQSGETADTLAAIRGAKAQGARTLGIVNVVGSTIARESDADIYMRAGPEIGVASTKAFEMQTLQLTLLGIALARQRGELSAAEGRKLVRELQTIPGKIEKILAGDAHLRKIARKYHKATDFLYMGRQFNFPVALEGALKLKEISYIHAEGYPSAEMKHGPIALIAPDFPSVFVIPRDAMYDKNMSNVEEIKARKGPIIAVATEGDTEIAHKANDVLYVPRTMDILQPLLTVVPLQLLAYHIAVLRGCDVDKPRNLAKSVTVE
- a CDS encoding HAD family hydrolase yields the protein MNRAVFLDRDGTIIEERNYLSRIEEVVIIPGAAAALRCLCQAGFRLFIVSNQSGVGRGYFTLAQVEEVNQYLLRELGREGARFDRVYIAPEAPDVPSRGRKPSPQFLLDARDEFGLDLAQSYMIGDKLIDLECGWNAGVKLCLLVRTGYGAEQERASAGKLAAATVVDDLAAAAQLILKQT